The proteins below come from a single Mya arenaria isolate MELC-2E11 chromosome 8, ASM2691426v1 genomic window:
- the LOC128243811 gene encoding EMILIN-1-like, translating to MKQNVIVFFVVFESFILVYGFNIRHEMEIIDRKSPDRPMEHMLGLSRLGVFKPSINSEQNVVQEHSSTVHTITKRAFRKRFRRRPPAIAFQAVLKKKSMELQTNEPIKFDRVFTNEGEGYDEKTGIFTAPVGGLYVFSATILAGNGYYTEGTIVAKDETIVTAVSDRRTLKETEIDTVDQSTVTCTLAIKKGDTVKFLIKWPMGQHEIIGHGKTSFGGYLFRAYRV from the exons ATGAAGCAGAACGTTATAGTATTCTTTGTcgtttttgaaagttttattttggtttatgGATTTAATATTAGGCACGAAATGGAGATTATTGATCGTAAGTCACCGGACCGGCCAATGGAGCACATGCTGGGTTTAAGCCGATTGGGGGTTTTCAAGCCAAGCATTAACAGCGAACAGAACGTGGTCCAGGAGCACAGTTCAACAGTACATACAATTACTAAAAGAG CTTTTCGGAAGAGGTTCAGGCGAAGACCACCAGCTATTGCATTTCAAGCTGTGCTGAAAAAGAAATCAATGGAATTGCAAACAAACGAACCAATCAAGTTTGACCGTGTCTTTACCAACGAAGGAGAGGGGTACGACGAAAAAACGGGAATATTTACTGCGCCGGTGGGAGGGTTATATGTGTTCAGTGCGACCATTTTAGCCGGGAATGGCTATTATACTGAAGGGACTATTGTTGCCAAGGATGAAACTATCGTTACAGCTGTGAGTGATCGCAGAACGTTGAAGGAAACAGAAATAGACACAGTGGACCAAAGCACAGTTACATGCACTTTGGCAATTAAAAAAGGGGACACTGTAAAATTTCTGATAAAGTGGCCCATGGGTCAGCACGAGATAATAGGCCATGGGAAGACTAGTTTTGGAGGATATCTATTTAGAGCATATCGTGTTTAA
- the LOC128244740 gene encoding EMILIN-1-like → MKQNVIFFVLFASFILICGINTRHEREINDRNAPERPIINSEQKVVQEHSSTVETITKTAFRKRFRRRPPAIAFQAVLKKKSLVLQTNEPITFDRVFTNEGEGYDEKTGIFTAPVGGLYVFSATILAGNGYYTEGSIVVKDNTIVTAVSDRRTLKETQIDIADQSTVTCNLKTQKGDTVKFMIKWPMGQHEIIGHGKTSFGGYLFRAYP, encoded by the exons ATGAAGCAGAACGTTATATTCTTTGTCCTTTTTgcaagttttattttgatttgtggAATTAATACTAGACACGAAAGGGAGATTAATGACCGTAATGCACCGGAACGGCCAATCATTAACAGCGAACAGAAAGTGGTCCAGGAGCACAGCTCAACTGTTGAAACAATTACTAAAACAG CTTTTCGGAAGAGGTTCAGGCGAAGACCACCAGCTATTGCGTTTCAAGCCGTGCTGAAAAAGAAATCATTGGTATTGCAAACAAACGAACCAATCACGTTTGACCGTGTCTTTACCAACGAAGGAGAGGGTTACGACGAGAAAACGGGAATATTTACTGCGCCGGTGGGAGGGTTATATGTGTTCAGTGCGACCATTTTAGCCGGGAATGGTTATTATACTGAAGGGTCCATTGTTGTGAAGGATAACACTATCGTTACAGCTGTGAGTGATCGCAGAACGTTGAAGGAAACACAAATAGACATAGCGGACCAAAGCACAGTTACATGCAATTTGAAAACTCAGAAAGGGGACACtgtaaaatttatgataaagtGGCCCATGGGTCAGCACGAGATAATAGGCCATGGGAAGACAAGTTTTGGAGGATATCTATTTAGAGCATATCCTTAA